One region of Alcanivorax sediminis genomic DNA includes:
- the coaBC gene encoding bifunctional phosphopantothenoylcysteine decarboxylase/phosphopantothenate--cysteine ligase CoaBC, translating to MQRLVNKRILLGVTGGIAAYKAADLVRRLQDAGAQVRVVMTQGACEFITPLTMQALSGNPVHTTLLDPAAEAAMGHIELARWADLVLIAPASANFMARLAHGHGNDLLNTLCLATGAPIAIAPAMNQQMWADKSTQQNLLMLQEKGVHVFGPGTGSQACGDVGAGRMLEPMEIIEQAADVFDYELLTGKHVVITAGPTREAIDPVRYITNKSSGKMGFALAEAAAEAGARVTLIAGPVNLPTPNRVTRIDVTRAVDMFEACMEVVAEGCDVFIATAAVADYRPTVTADHKIKKSTEEIHLTLVKNPDIVASVAEHDKRPFTVGFAAETQDVMAYAQGKLVNKKLDMIATNDVSGSNVGFNSDNNALTVIWPGGHKVLPLASKAQIAKQLIELIAIRYKD from the coding sequence ATGCAACGACTGGTTAACAAACGCATCCTGCTGGGCGTCACCGGCGGCATTGCTGCCTACAAGGCGGCGGATCTGGTGCGCCGCCTGCAGGACGCTGGTGCACAGGTTCGGGTCGTCATGACCCAGGGCGCCTGCGAATTCATAACCCCGCTGACCATGCAGGCTCTGTCAGGCAACCCGGTGCACACCACCTTGCTGGACCCGGCCGCCGAAGCCGCCATGGGGCACATTGAGCTGGCACGCTGGGCTGACCTGGTGCTGATCGCCCCCGCCTCGGCCAACTTTATGGCCCGCCTGGCCCACGGCCATGGTAATGACCTGCTCAACACCCTGTGTCTCGCCACCGGCGCCCCCATTGCTATTGCACCGGCCATGAACCAGCAGATGTGGGCGGACAAGAGCACCCAGCAAAACCTGCTCATGCTGCAGGAAAAAGGGGTCCACGTGTTCGGTCCAGGCACCGGCAGCCAGGCCTGTGGTGACGTGGGCGCCGGACGCATGCTGGAACCGATGGAAATCATCGAGCAGGCCGCCGATGTCTTTGATTACGAGCTACTCACGGGCAAGCACGTGGTGATCACCGCCGGCCCCACCCGGGAAGCCATTGACCCGGTGCGTTACATCACCAACAAAAGCTCCGGCAAGATGGGCTTCGCCCTGGCAGAAGCGGCCGCGGAAGCCGGAGCCCGCGTCACCCTGATTGCCGGTCCGGTCAATCTTCCCACCCCCAACCGGGTAACCCGGATTGATGTGACTCGCGCCGTGGATATGTTCGAGGCGTGCATGGAGGTGGTCGCGGAAGGGTGCGATGTATTTATCGCCACCGCCGCCGTGGCGGACTATCGCCCCACCGTCACCGCCGATCACAAGATCAAGAAATCCACCGAGGAAATTCACCTCACTCTGGTCAAAAATCCGGACATCGTGGCCTCCGTGGCCGAACACGACAAACGTCCCTTCACCGTGGGTTTCGCCGCCGAAACCCAGGACGTGATGGCCTACGCCCAGGGCAAGCTGGTCAACAAGAAACTGGACATGATCGCCACCAACGACGTGTCTGGCAGCAATGTGGGCTTCAACAGCGACAACAATGCCCTCACCGTGATCTGGCCCGGCGGCCACAAAGTGCTGCCGCTGGCCTCAAAGGCACAAATCGCCAAACAGCTGATCGAGTTGATCGCGATCAGGTATAAGGATTGA
- a CDS encoding type IV pili methyl-accepting chemotaxis transducer N-terminal domain-containing protein yields MTRQILLIAVLIVGMMTPIPSLAMEDAEAVNVSGRQRMLTQRMMKNYLLIGAGIQADKAQRQLDEAVGLFEEQLLQLRDYSPTDAISRQLDTVESLWLPHRLRIISAPSKAGTSSLMKDNLTLLKACDDVVKAIEKYAGIDSARLVNLSGRQRMLSQKIAKIYVARAWRIRSDWLNEEYEEAITLFDQSLAELEHYPNNTQALHDALQRVRNQWDFSRTGFELEDSGRYVPTVISVTTDSILAKMDDITHQYQRLMQSQTASR; encoded by the coding sequence ATGACTCGCCAAATCCTGCTTATCGCCGTACTGATTGTCGGCATGATGACCCCCATTCCCTCTCTGGCCATGGAAGATGCCGAAGCGGTGAACGTCTCCGGCCGCCAACGCATGCTCACCCAGCGCATGATGAAGAACTACCTGCTGATCGGTGCCGGCATCCAGGCCGACAAGGCGCAACGCCAGCTGGACGAAGCCGTGGGCCTGTTCGAGGAGCAACTACTCCAACTTCGCGACTACAGCCCCACCGACGCGATCAGCCGCCAGCTGGATACCGTCGAATCCCTCTGGCTACCACACCGCTTGCGTATCATCAGCGCGCCCAGCAAGGCCGGCACCAGCAGCCTGATGAAGGACAACCTGACGCTCCTCAAGGCCTGCGATGATGTGGTCAAGGCCATTGAAAAATACGCTGGCATCGACAGCGCACGACTGGTCAACCTGTCTGGCCGCCAGCGCATGCTGTCCCAGAAGATCGCCAAGATTTACGTGGCCCGCGCTTGGCGCATTCGCAGCGACTGGCTCAACGAGGAATATGAAGAGGCCATCACCCTGTTCGACCAGTCTCTCGCCGAGCTGGAGCACTACCCCAACAACACCCAGGCACTGCACGATGCCCTGCAACGGGTACGCAACCAGTGGGACTTCTCCCGCACCGGCTTCGAACTGGAAGACAGCGGCCGCTACGTCCCCACGGTCATCTCCGTCACCACCGATTCCATCCTGGCCAAGATGGACGACATCACGCATCAGTATCAGCGTTTGATGCAGAGTCAGACGGCAAGTCGCTGA
- a CDS encoding four helix bundle protein: protein MARRYQNLRVWQAAMEMAEAAYGVVTHFPDSERFGLVQQMQRSALSVPSNIAEGYGRGGDVEFRRFLRIARGSLFELETQLIVAERLGYGSRADLEPLIEKVFALLSGMLRKLEGA from the coding sequence TTGGCGCGACGTTATCAGAATTTGAGAGTCTGGCAGGCGGCGATGGAGATGGCAGAGGCTGCGTATGGTGTGGTGACACATTTTCCGGATTCGGAGCGGTTTGGGTTGGTTCAGCAGATGCAGCGCTCGGCCTTGAGTGTACCGTCCAATATTGCGGAAGGTTACGGACGGGGAGGTGATGTGGAGTTCAGGCGCTTTCTGCGTATCGCGCGAGGGTCGTTGTTTGAGCTGGAAACCCAGCTCATTGTTGCCGAGCGACTGGGGTATGGCTCCAGAGCTGACCTGGAGCCATTGATCGAGAAAGTATTTGCCTTGCTCTCCGGTATGCTTCGCAAGCTGGAGGGTGCGTAA
- the radC gene encoding RadC family protein has product MAITDWPTDERPREKLLARGAEALSDAELLAIFLRTGQQGMTAVDLARKQLTAGGGLRSLLDSSPEVMARLPGMGTARRALLLAALELGRRYLAAPLERGLPLDNPDKAGQLLTARLRGLPYEVFACLFLDNKHRLIAYEQLFQGTIDAAAVYPREVLRRAMEHNAAAVILAHNHPSGVAEPSRSDHAITRRLVEALGLVDIRVLDHLVIGDGGWVSLAARGAL; this is encoded by the coding sequence ATGGCAATAACAGACTGGCCCACGGATGAGCGGCCACGGGAAAAATTGCTGGCCAGGGGGGCGGAAGCACTCAGTGATGCAGAGTTGCTGGCGATTTTTCTGCGCACAGGGCAGCAAGGGATGACGGCGGTAGACTTGGCCCGCAAGCAGTTAACGGCCGGAGGTGGCCTGCGATCCCTGCTGGACAGCAGCCCGGAGGTGATGGCGCGTTTGCCGGGAATGGGGACGGCCCGGCGCGCCCTGTTATTGGCGGCGCTGGAGTTGGGCCGGCGTTACCTGGCTGCGCCGCTGGAACGAGGGTTGCCACTGGACAACCCGGACAAGGCTGGGCAATTGCTTACCGCGCGCCTGCGTGGGCTGCCCTATGAGGTATTTGCCTGTCTGTTTCTGGATAACAAGCACCGGCTGATTGCCTACGAGCAGCTGTTTCAGGGCACCATCGATGCGGCAGCCGTTTACCCCCGGGAGGTGTTGCGGCGGGCAATGGAGCACAATGCGGCGGCGGTGATCCTGGCTCACAATCATCCCTCCGGGGTGGCCGAGCCAAGCCGGTCGGACCACGCCATTACACGGCGGCTGGTAGAGGCGCTGGGGCTGGTGGATATTCGTGTGCTGGACCATTTAGTGATTGGTGATGGAGGCTGGGTATCACTGGCGGCACGAGGTGCGCTGTG